From the genome of Halictus rubicundus isolate RS-2024b chromosome 2, iyHalRubi1_principal, whole genome shotgun sequence, one region includes:
- the Ttc19 gene encoding tetratricopeptide repeat domain 19 isoform X3, which yields MLHIALRQAQTLQHYNGITYIYDVMANLAMNTGEYKKAQKLFVSVLQRLLSKGLAQDDLAVIHISLKIANMYSKMGETEMAENGFQFCLQHLREHMAKDSENPDILQLMGLTLEWYGSFLFNRSQYVDALRYFTEAYDIAIRVLGKDDEQIVVLLNDLGTVHCMMKEYDQAIKYLTEATEIGKKLPDMFDVGSIYVNLGNVYIEKGLYQEARKSCKEGKRLAKEQNHDNSIDVAEKCLERIKKMMS from the exons ATGTTGCATATTGCTTTGCGACAAGCACAGACTTTACAGCATTATAACGGTATAACATACATTTATGATGTAATGGCTAATCTTGCAATGAATACAGGCGAATATAAGAAAGCACAGAAACTATTTGTATCAGTTCTACAAAGATTATTGTCTAAAGGATTAGCCCAAGATGACTTAGCAGTTATTCATATTTCTCTTAAAATTGCTAACATGTATAGTAAAATGGGAGAAACAGA AATGGCTGAAAATGGTTTCCAGTTTTGCTTACAACATTTAAGAGAACATATGGCTAAGGACAGTGAGAATCCAGACATTCTACAATTAATGGGTTTAACTTTAGAATGGTATGGCAGTTTTCTTTTTAACCGATCACAGTATGTTGATGCTCTTAGGTATTTCACAGAAGCATATGACATAGCTATAAGAGTTCTTGGTAAAGATGATGAGCAAATTGTTGTGTTGCTAAACGATTTGGGAACTGTACATTGTATGATGAAAGAGTATGATCAAGCCATTAAATATTTGACTGAGGCTACGGAAATAG GGAAAAAATTGCCTGATATGTTTGATGTAGGCTCTATTTATGTTAATTTGGGAAATGTATATATTGAAAAAGGATTATACCAGGAAGCTAGAAAAAGCTGTAAAGAAGGAAAACGTTTAGCAAAAGAACAAAATCATGATAATTCTATAGATGTAGCTGAGAAATGTCTTGAAAGGATAAAAAAGATGATGTCTTAG
- the Ttc19 gene encoding tetratricopeptide repeat domain 19 isoform X2, producing MFCRNIITNALKYTQLFARSTLIVTKMYQLNFSKNTLIMCLPQIYEVRKNCSRQFFERQKSTQSKFILVSGSFLFTLFGSEEEEKDDESELIMTIKRSILLVQKGEFKKAEQMLHIALRQAQTLQHYNGITYIYDVMANLAMNTGEYKKAQKLFVSVLQRLLSKGLAQDDLAVIHISLKIANMYSKMGETEMAENGFQFCLQHLREHMAKDSENPDILQLMGLTLEWYGSFLFNRSQYVDALRYFTEAYDIAIRVLGKDDEQIVVLLNDLGTVHCMMKEYDQAIKYLTEATEIGNIHGAMC from the exons ATGTTCTGTCGTAATATAATTACAAATGCGCTTAAATATACTCAATTGTTTGCAAGGTCTACTTTAATTGTTACAAAAATGTACCAATTAAATTTCAGTAAAAATACATTGATAATGTGTTTACCACAAATTTATGAAGTCAGAAAAAATTGTAGTCGACAATTTTTTGAACGACAAAAATCAACGCAATCGAAATTCATTTTAGTTTCGGGTAGTTTTCTGTTCACTCTGTTCGGTtctgaagaagaagagaaagatgACGAGTCAGAGTTGATAATGACAATTAAACGATCGATTTTATTGGTTCAG aagggagaatTTAAAAAGGCAGAACAAATGTTGCATATTGCTTTGCGACAAGCACAGACTTTACAGCATTATAACGGTATAACATACATTTATGATGTAATGGCTAATCTTGCAATGAATACAGGCGAATATAAGAAAGCACAGAAACTATTTGTATCAGTTCTACAAAGATTATTGTCTAAAGGATTAGCCCAAGATGACTTAGCAGTTATTCATATTTCTCTTAAAATTGCTAACATGTATAGTAAAATGGGAGAAACAGA AATGGCTGAAAATGGTTTCCAGTTTTGCTTACAACATTTAAGAGAACATATGGCTAAGGACAGTGAGAATCCAGACATTCTACAATTAATGGGTTTAACTTTAGAATGGTATGGCAGTTTTCTTTTTAACCGATCACAGTATGTTGATGCTCTTAGGTATTTCACAGAAGCATATGACATAGCTATAAGAGTTCTTGGTAAAGATGATGAGCAAATTGTTGTGTTGCTAAACGATTTGGGAACTGTACATTGTATGATGAAAGAGTATGATCAAGCCATTAAATATTTGACTGAGGCTACGGAAATAGGTAATATACATGGAGCA atgtgttaa
- the Catsup gene encoding zinc transporter catecholamines up translates to MTTTEGNQQSCANKWISKVVLTTFLLLILLNLPTLCQAHSHDESPSFKYTKEANQAHLNSEHSSHHHEAQHQHKHVHQQKPILPEDSQDYVFLKAITSTLIISAAPFFILFFIPLDKTKEHEPLLKILLSFASGGLLGDAFLHLIPHALVPHSHESGATHSHQHSHSHDDKEPHHVHDMSVGLCVLLGIIMFLVVEKIVRLIKTDHTHVHALSDTQNASKEKKDDISNKDADETDPTSKESMDDSENEIKITGCLNLVADFLHNFTDGLAIGASYLAGSSIGFVTTFTILLHEIPHEIGDFAILIQSGYSKRKAMMLQLTTAVGALLGTCVSLLAEGMGDLATKWILPFTAGGFIYIATVSVIPELLTDTKFGQSVKEIIALLLGVYMMVLIAEYE, encoded by the exons ATGACCACGACAGAGGGTAATCAACAGAGTTGTGCGAATAAATGGATATCAAAAGTTGTGCTCACGACATTTCTGTTGCTTATACTTTTAAACTTGCCGACCTTGTGTCAAGCCCACAGTCACGATGAATCACCAAGTTTCAAATACACCAAAGAGGCTAATCAAGCGCATCTAAACAGTGAACATTCCTCACATCACCATGAAGCTCAGCATCAACACAAGCACGTACATCAACAAAAGCCGATTTTGCCTGAGGATTCACAGGATTATGTATTTCTCAAAGCAATTACATCCACCTTAATTATATCGGCAGCTCCAttctttatattattttttattccatTGGACAAGACAAAAGAACACGAGCCTCTACTAAAGATATTATTAAGTTTTGCGTCCGGTGGATTGTTAGGAGATGCATTTCTACACTTAATACCTCACGCTTTGGTACCTCATTCACATGAATCGGGAGCAACACACTCCCATCAACATTCTCATAGCCACGACGACAAAGAACCTCATCATGTTCATGATATGTCCGTTGGCCTATGTGTATTATTAGGTATAATCATGTTTCTAGTTGTGGAGAAAATAGTAAGACTTATAAAAACTGATCATACTCATGTACATGCACTTAGTGACACACAAAATGcatcgaaagaaaagaaagatgaTATCTCGAATAAAGATGCAGACGAAACTGATCCAACTTCTAAGGAATCTATGGACGATTCtgagaatgaaataaaaattactggTTGTTTAAATCTAGTAGCAGACTTTTTACACAACTTTACAGATGGCCTCGCTATAGGAGCTAGTTATTTGGCTGGTAGCAGTATTGGCTTCGTTACCACTTTCACAATTTTACTACATGAAATACCTCACGAAATAGGAGACTTTGCTATTTTAATACAAAGTGGTTATAGTAAAAGAAAA gcTATGATGCTTCAGCTTACTACCGCAGTAGGTGCTTTATTAGGAACTTGCGTATCATTACTCGCTGAAGGCATGG GTGATCTTGCAACCAAGTGGATTCTTCCATTTACAGCTGGTGGATTTATTTACATCGCAACAGTATCTGTAATACCAGAACTTTTGACTGATACTAAATTTGGACAGTCTGTGAAAGAAATCATTGCACTTCTCTTAGGTGTATATATGATGGTacttatagcagaatatgaataG
- the Ttc19 gene encoding tetratricopeptide repeat domain 19 isoform X1 yields MFCRNIITNALKYTQLFARSTLIVTKMYQLNFSKNTLIMCLPQIYEVRKNCSRQFFERQKSTQSKFILVSGSFLFTLFGSEEEEKDDESELIMTIKRSILLVQKGEFKKAEQMLHIALRQAQTLQHYNGITYIYDVMANLAMNTGEYKKAQKLFVSVLQRLLSKGLAQDDLAVIHISLKIANMYSKMGETEMAENGFQFCLQHLREHMAKDSENPDILQLMGLTLEWYGSFLFNRSQYVDALRYFTEAYDIAIRVLGKDDEQIVVLLNDLGTVHCMMKEYDQAIKYLTEATEIGKKLPDMFDVGSIYVNLGNVYIEKGLYQEARKSCKEGKRLAKEQNHDNSIDVAEKCLERIKKMMS; encoded by the exons ATGTTCTGTCGTAATATAATTACAAATGCGCTTAAATATACTCAATTGTTTGCAAGGTCTACTTTAATTGTTACAAAAATGTACCAATTAAATTTCAGTAAAAATACATTGATAATGTGTTTACCACAAATTTATGAAGTCAGAAAAAATTGTAGTCGACAATTTTTTGAACGACAAAAATCAACGCAATCGAAATTCATTTTAGTTTCGGGTAGTTTTCTGTTCACTCTGTTCGGTtctgaagaagaagagaaagatgACGAGTCAGAGTTGATAATGACAATTAAACGATCGATTTTATTGGTTCAG aagggagaatTTAAAAAGGCAGAACAAATGTTGCATATTGCTTTGCGACAAGCACAGACTTTACAGCATTATAACGGTATAACATACATTTATGATGTAATGGCTAATCTTGCAATGAATACAGGCGAATATAAGAAAGCACAGAAACTATTTGTATCAGTTCTACAAAGATTATTGTCTAAAGGATTAGCCCAAGATGACTTAGCAGTTATTCATATTTCTCTTAAAATTGCTAACATGTATAGTAAAATGGGAGAAACAGA AATGGCTGAAAATGGTTTCCAGTTTTGCTTACAACATTTAAGAGAACATATGGCTAAGGACAGTGAGAATCCAGACATTCTACAATTAATGGGTTTAACTTTAGAATGGTATGGCAGTTTTCTTTTTAACCGATCACAGTATGTTGATGCTCTTAGGTATTTCACAGAAGCATATGACATAGCTATAAGAGTTCTTGGTAAAGATGATGAGCAAATTGTTGTGTTGCTAAACGATTTGGGAACTGTACATTGTATGATGAAAGAGTATGATCAAGCCATTAAATATTTGACTGAGGCTACGGAAATAG GGAAAAAATTGCCTGATATGTTTGATGTAGGCTCTATTTATGTTAATTTGGGAAATGTATATATTGAAAAAGGATTATACCAGGAAGCTAGAAAAAGCTGTAAAGAAGGAAAACGTTTAGCAAAAGAACAAAATCATGATAATTCTATAGATGTAGCTGAGAAATGTCTTGAAAGGATAAAAAAGATGATGTCTTAG